Proteins encoded within one genomic window of Hermetia illucens chromosome 2, iHerIll2.2.curated.20191125, whole genome shotgun sequence:
- the LOC119647948 gene encoding probable serine hydrolase isoform X7 — translation MSNSEQRECTGVEIKVPWGHISGKWWGPQTTRPILALHGWQDNAGSFDTLIPLLPPHIGILAIDLPGHGFSSRIPDGQMYYNLDYVTTVCMIMKEYNWDKVSILGHSMGSIVGFLLAGIFPDKVELLIGLDAYKPLSVMEDYYSVKMNHIITLFLIADDRNRNESEPPSYPYDECIEKLYIGAGSSIDRDKCAHILERNIKRSTKYPDKYYFTRDSRIKYTNIGIWPKDLYSSVLEKITCPTLFIRALDSPVIPNAPPFDEHLSVLKKNPRFEYEEVDGRHHVHLNEPHKVSGIISKFLLKHTTPSAKL, via the exons ATGAGCAATTCAGAGCAAAGAGAG tgCACAGGAGTTGAAATCAAAGTTCCATGGGGTCACATTTCTGGCAAATGGTGGGGACCACAAACCACGCGCCCGATCCTAGCACTACACGGTTGGCAAGATAATGCTGGATCATTTGACACGCTTATTCCATTGCTCCCTCCACACATTGGAATTTTGGCTATTGATCTACCAGGACATGGATTTTCTTCGCGTATTCCTGATGGACAAATGTATTACAATCTGGACTATGTCACTACTGTTTGTATGATTATGAAGGAGTACAACTGGGACAAAGTCTCAATTCTTGGACACTCAATGGGTTCGATTGTTGGTTTCCTACTAGCTGGAATATTTCCAGATAAAGTAGAACTTCTAATCGGGTTGGATGCCTATAAGCCATTGAGTGTTATGGAAGACTACTATTCAGTCAAAATGAACCACATAATCACCTTGTTTCTGATTGCCGACGACAGAAATCGTAACGAGAGTGAGCCGCCAAGCTATCCGTACGATGAATGTATTGAAAAGTTGTATATTGGAGCTGGAAGCTCAATCGATCGCGACAAATGTGCCCATATTTTGGAGAGGAACATAAAAAGATCTACCAAGTATCCAGATAAATATTACTTCACTCGCGACAGCAGAATTAAGTACACAAACATCGGTATATGGCCTAAGGATTTGTATAGTAGCGTGCTGGAAAAAATTACTTGTCCAACTTTATTTATCAGAGCCTTAGACTCCCCCGTTATTCCTAATGCCCCTCCTTTTGATGAGCACTTGAGTGTTttgaaaaagaatccacgaTTTGAATATGAAGAAGTAGACGGTAGGCATCATGTGCATCTGAATGAACCTCATAAGGTGAGTGGAATCATCAGCAAATTCTTGTTGAAACACACGACCCCATCCGCAAAActttaa
- the LOC119647578 gene encoding pre-rRNA-processing protein TSR1 homolog: protein MAVDQQSHRPGSFKQPNKPHKTGRHRSKGAIDNALKGKVSLKAVSHKQKQQQRREQRRNQANQIRKNKRDEILAKKRLLGGTSTAPFLVCILPLHGHIDAQSALAVLSAADDEAIVDKSLAGVTYITVPRFKQRFAFIIPPTGHGNELAVLDYLKVCDTTLLLTSAITGEDEVFDRWGQKIFNMISAQGIPSPIVALMDMESINPKKKQQLKANVQKFISKLLPEEKIMQLDTNAEGLNMLRRIGGQKKNILHNAANRPHLHAEKVEYVPDADGENGTLKLTGFLRGIPLDVNGLVHIPGLGDFQMSQIDAPTDPHKYDKSKEAEMTTTEVRVIAKSEPSKQTSLQTENIPDEMDAEQTWPTEDEIANANEETKKTRLVKRVPKGMSDYQACWIPDVEEVDDNDAEDDDDENSDEDFMSCASEVNSDEEMEQARSDTEEQFEMVSVSDGPVNDEKYDLAMDLHEEIETLRKIKEARTDQLWPDEIDTPQDIPAKERFQKYRGLESFRTSPWDPKENLPSDYARIYQFKNFDRTKRRVIQEAAEVDGVMPGWYITVHVANVPQEKWAAYQSAQQSPNIVMYGILPHEHQMSVVNVILKRIPDSEVPIKSKEKLIIQCGYRRFVVNPIFSQHTNGAKHKYERFFRPHTTVVATFYAPIQFPPAPVLCFKENPDTSLALVARGCLLSCNPDRIILKRIVLSGHPFKINRKSATVRYMFFNKPDVEYFKPVQLRTKCGRLGHIKESLGTHGHMKCVFDGQLKSYDTVFLYLYKRVFPKWNYEECVVRCDDANKMQD from the exons ATGGCTGTAGATCAGCAATCACATCGTCCGGGGTCGTTTAAGCAACCTAATAAGCCTCACAAAACTGGGCGTCACCGTTCGAAGGGTGCCATCGACAATGCACTCAAAG GCAAAGTATCCTTGAAGGCTGTCTCGCATAAACAAAAGCAGCAGCAGCGACGTGAACAGCGGCGTAATCAGGCAAACCAG ATTCGTAAAAATAAGCGAGATGAAATTCTCGCAAAAAAGCGACTACTGGGCGGAACCAGCACAGCTCCATTTCTTGTTTGCATTCTACCACTTCACGGTCATATTGATGCCCAGTCAGCGTTAGCTGTACTGTCAGCCGCTGATGACGAAGCAATTGTTGATAAATCTCTAGCTGGCGTGACATACATTACTGTGCCTCGTTTCAAGCAGCGATTTGCATTCATCATACCGCCAACAGGACATGGAAATGAACTAGCAGTTTTAGATTATCTGAAAGTCTGCGATACAACTTTGCTACTCACTTCCGCAATCACCGGTGAAGACGAAGTGTTTGATCGGTGGGGTCAGAAAATATTCAATATGATAAGCGCCCAAGGAATTCCCTCTCCAATAGTCGCCCTTATGGATATGGAATCAATAAATCCGAAGAAGAAGCAACAACTCAAAGCTAAcgttcaaaaatttatttctaaaCTATTGCCGGAGGAGAAAATCATGCAACTGGACACTAATGCAGAAGGTCTGAACATGCTGCGGAGAATTGGTGGACAGAAGAAAAATATCCTACACAATGCTGCTAATCGGCCACATCTACATGCTGAAAAGGTGGAGTACGTTCCCGATGCAGATGGAGAAAATGGAACACTTAAATTGACAGGCTTCTTGCGCGGAATCCCGTTAGATGTTAACGGATTAGTGCATATCCCCGGCTTAGGAGATTTCCAAATGAGTCAAATTGATGCTCCCACCGATCCACATAAATATGATAAGAGTAAAGAGGCAGAAATGACCACCACTGAAGTAAGGGTGATTGCAAAATCAGAACCAAGCAAACAGACTAGCTTGCAAACCGAAAATATTCCAGATGAGATGGATGCAGAGCAGACTTGGCCGACCGAAGATGAAATTGCAAATGCAAATGAAGAAACAAAGAAGACGCGACTTGTGAAGCGCGTACCGAAGGGAATGAGTGACTATCAGGCATGTTGGATTCCAGATGTGGAGGAAGTCGATGATAACGATGCTGaagatgatgacgatgaaaatAGTGATGAA GACTTTATGTCATGTGCATCAGAAGTGAATTCAGATGAGGAGATGGAGCAAGCACGAAGCGATACTGAGGAACAATTCGAAATGGTTTCTGTATCTGATGGCCCCGTTAATGATGAAAAATATGATTTAG CGATGGACCTCCACGAGGAAATAGAAACTCTGAGAAAAATTAAAGAAGCGCGCACCGATCAGTTATGGCCAGACGAAATTGATACTCCACAGGACATTCCAGCAAAGGAAAGATTCCAAAAGTACAGAGGATTGGAATCGTTCAG AACGTCGCCATGGGATCCTAAAGAGAATCTCCCGAGCGATTATGCACGGATTtatcaattcaaaaatttcGATCGTACGAAACGTCGGGTAATCCAGGAAGCGGCGGAAGTGGATGGTGTGATG CCCGGGTGGTATATTACCGTTCACGTTGCCAACGTTCCCCAGGAAAAATGGGCCGCTTATCAATCCGCCCAGCAATCACCTAATATTGTGATGTACGGCATTTTGCCGCATGAACACCAAATGTCTGTTGTTAACGTGATACTGAAGCGAATACCGGATTCAGAGGTTCCAATCAAATCTAAGGAAAAGTTGATTATTCAATGCGGTTACCGAAGATTTGTTGTCAATCCTATTTTTAGTCAGCATACAAACGGCGCTAAACACAAG TACGAACGATTCTTCAGACCTCACACAACAGTAGTGGCGACGTTTTACGCACCAATTCAATTTCCTCCGGCTCCTGTGTTGTGCTTCAAAGAAAATCCTGATACGAGCTTAGCCCTCGTTGCGCGTGGTTGTCTGCTATCCTGCAATCCAGACAGGATAATTTTGAAGAGAATAGTTCTCAGCGGGCATCCTTTTAAGATAAATCGCAAGAGTGCCACCGTCCGTTATATGTTCTtcaacaagcctgacgttgaATACTTCAAACCAGTTCAACTACGTACAAAATGCGGCCGTTTGGGACACATCAAGGAGTCTTTAGGCACGCATGGTCATATGAAATGCGTTTTCGATGGTCAGCTGAAATCGTACGATACAGTGTTCCTGTATTTATATAAGAGAGTTTTCCCTAAATGGAATTATGAAGAATGTGTTGTTCGATGTGATGATGCTAATAAAATGCAGGACTAA